From Dasypus novemcinctus isolate mDasNov1 chromosome 19, mDasNov1.1.hap2, whole genome shotgun sequence, a single genomic window includes:
- the SMIM24 gene encoding small integral membrane protein 24 isoform X2, with the protein MATRALLLVLGALLLSPAAAQQASPPRLKPWLVGLAAVVGFLFIVFVLMLANRIWCSKEREEEEEEGTTFRMETPLYQEVDLSNEAKSTKEEEKEKKKKKKEEKKRAKEGESNLGLELEDKEGNTAM; encoded by the exons ATGGCCACGCGAGCGCTGCTCCTCGTCCTGGGCGCCCTGCTCCTGTCGCCCGCGGCCGCGCAGCAGG cctcccccccGCGCCTGAAGCCCTGGCTGGTGGGCCTGGCCGCCGTCGTGGGCTTTCTCTTCATCGTCTTTGTCCTCATGCTGGCCAATCGCATCTGGTGCTCCAAGGAGAG ggaggaggaggaggaggaggggaccaCGTTCAGAATGGAGACCCCCCTGTACCAGGAGGTGGATCTGAG CAATGAAGCTAAGAGCAccaaggaagaggagaaggagaagaagaagaagaagaaagaggagaagaaaagggcGAAGGAAGGAGAGAGCAACTTGGGGCTAGAGCTGGAGGACAAAGAAGGGAACACGGCCATGTGA
- the SMIM24 gene encoding small integral membrane protein 24 isoform X1: MAGPRKTPGRLALLAALPLRPARAQAVADSKLWLVPPGVVVAVLFLLFVLFLLYAVCCGEAGDSNKENEETARTEKEGEGDLGLELEEKEGPSNLEKMGTSSL, encoded by the exons ATGGCCGGGCCCCGGAAGACCCCCGGCCGACTCGCGCTCCTGGCCGCTCTGCCCCTGCGGCCGGCGCGGGCCCAGGCCG TGGCCGACAGCAAGCTGTGGCTGGTGCCGCCGGGCGTCGTGGTGGCCGTGCTCTTCCTGCTCTTCGTGCTCTTCCTGCTCTACGCGGTCTGCTGCGGCGAGGCCGGCGACAG CAATAAAGAGAATGAGGAGACagcaagaacagagaaagaaggagaaggagactTGGGGCTGGAACTGGAGGAGAAAGAGGGGCCCTCCAACCTGGAAAAAATGGGGACCTCTTCCCTGTGA
- the SMIM44 gene encoding small integral membrane protein 44, with translation MPGPAGVEEAEGWSAAPPPFEEYRPPPLDAVRLPRRALYLLLAALLVVAVAYAIVGHLIADLVHDLADWAFGPRPDREAAPRELRPSLAGGDLEDLDLQLALAWRGDEDTGGGGRGTPAEPPTRGSRRPSFAFGPGAPA, from the exons ATGCCCGGGCCGGCGGGCGTGGAGGAGGCCGAGGGCTGGAGCGCGGCCCCGCCGCCGTTCGAGGAGTACCGGCCGCCGCCGCTGGACGCCGTGCGCCTGCCCCGGCGCGCGCTGTACCTGCTGCTGGCCGCGCTGCTGGTGGTGGCCGTGGCCTACGCCATCGTCGGCCACCTCATCGCGGACCTCGTCCACGACCTGGCCG ACTGGGCCTTCGGGCCGAGGCCGGACCGGGAGGCCGCGCCCCGGGAGCTGCGCCCGAGCCTGGCGGGCGGGGACCTGGAGGACCTGGACCTGCAGCTGGCGCTGGCCTGGCGGGGCGACGAGGACACCGGCGGGGGTGGCCGGGGCACCCCCGCGGAGCCCCCCACCCGGGGCTCCCGCCGCCCCTCCTTCGCCTTCGGCCCTGGAGCCCCCGCGTGA